A genomic window from Aquitalea aquatilis includes:
- the speB gene encoding agmatinase translates to MTDIIKGDGAVRRQGLYGSSIENTYAGVLSFMRRNYSRDLSGADVVVSGIPLDLSTTFRSGARMGPQAIRAASVQLAELKPFPWGFDPFDDLAVIDYGDCWFDAHNPLTIKPAIIEHARHILASGAKMLTFGGDHFVTYPLLIAHAEKYGKPLALLHFDAHCDTWQDDEPDSLNHGTMFYKAVKEGLIDPAKSVQVGIRTWNDDFMGMNVLDAPWVHDNGVDATIARIKEVIGDHPVYLTFDIDCLDPSAAPGTGTPVPGGLTSAQALKIVRNLGDLNIVGMDVVEVAPAYDQSEVTAIAAAHLACDMLCLMRNKKVAGTL, encoded by the coding sequence GTGACCGATATCATCAAGGGCGATGGCGCAGTGCGCCGTCAGGGCCTGTATGGCTCTTCCATCGAAAATACCTATGCCGGCGTGCTGTCCTTCATGCGCCGCAACTATAGCCGCGACCTGAGCGGCGCTGATGTGGTGGTGTCCGGCATCCCGCTGGACCTGTCCACCACTTTCCGCTCCGGCGCGCGCATGGGGCCGCAGGCCATCCGTGCCGCCAGCGTGCAACTGGCCGAGCTCAAGCCCTTCCCCTGGGGCTTTGATCCCTTCGACGACCTGGCCGTCATCGACTACGGCGATTGCTGGTTCGATGCGCACAACCCGCTGACCATCAAGCCGGCCATCATCGAGCATGCTCGCCATATCCTGGCCTCCGGTGCCAAGATGCTCACCTTTGGTGGCGACCACTTCGTCACCTACCCGCTGCTGATCGCACACGCAGAAAAATACGGCAAGCCGCTGGCCCTGCTGCATTTCGATGCCCACTGTGATACCTGGCAGGACGACGAGCCAGACAGCCTGAATCACGGCACCATGTTCTACAAGGCCGTGAAAGAAGGCCTGATCGATCCGGCCAAGTCGGTACAAGTGGGTATCCGCACCTGGAACGACGACTTCATGGGCATGAATGTGCTGGATGCACCGTGGGTACACGACAATGGCGTGGATGCCACCATTGCCCGCATCAAGGAAGTGATCGGCGATCATCCGGTCTACCTCACCTTCGACATCGACTGTCTGGACCCGTCTGCAGCGCCGGGCACCGGCACACCGGTACCGGGTGGCCTGACCAGTGCCCAGGCACTGAAGATCGTGCGCAATCTGGGCGATCTGAACATTGTTGGCATGGACGTGGTCGAAGTGGCTCCGGCTTACGACCAGAGCGAAGTGACCGCCATTGCGGCCGCTCATCTGGCCTGTGACATGCTGTGCCTGATGCGTAACAAGAAGGTGGCTGGCACGCTGTAA
- a CDS encoding cobalamin-binding protein, producing MARFGRAGWLLLALLLAPAQAAIVVRDGAGQGLILPSAARRIVSLSPHATEMLYAIGAGSRLVATVDYSNYPPAARQLPRVGGYSGVSLEAVMRQQPDLVVAWQDGGNPRELERLRQLGVPVFISHPLQLEDIASEMHRLGQLTATQPQADAAASRYRQRLLQLRQRYARRPPLTVFYQISSAPIFTVSQRSFMGSVMQLCGGRNVFGGLAQAAPQVSMEAVVAAQPQVILAGRADILRMWDRWPALPAVAKATRYVVDEDLLTIPGPRLLDGAVAMCATLDTARRSLGLTLD from the coding sequence ATGGCCCGGTTTGGACGCGCCGGCTGGTTGTTGCTGGCACTGCTGCTGGCCCCGGCCCAGGCGGCCATAGTCGTGCGCGACGGTGCCGGCCAAGGGCTGATACTGCCAAGTGCTGCCCGGCGCATTGTTTCGCTCTCTCCGCATGCCACCGAAATGCTCTACGCCATCGGTGCCGGCTCACGGCTGGTGGCGACGGTGGATTACAGCAACTATCCGCCAGCAGCACGCCAGCTACCGCGGGTGGGCGGCTATAGCGGGGTCAGCCTGGAAGCGGTCATGCGTCAGCAGCCCGATCTGGTAGTGGCCTGGCAGGATGGCGGCAATCCACGCGAACTGGAGCGCTTGCGCCAGCTTGGCGTGCCGGTGTTCATCAGCCATCCCTTGCAGCTGGAAGACATCGCCAGCGAGATGCACCGCCTGGGCCAGTTGACCGCCACGCAGCCGCAAGCCGATGCGGCGGCCAGCCGCTATCGCCAGCGTCTGCTGCAACTGCGCCAGCGTTATGCCCGCCGTCCGCCGCTGACGGTGTTTTACCAGATCAGCAGTGCCCCCATCTTTACCGTCAGCCAGCGCAGCTTCATGGGTTCGGTCATGCAGCTGTGCGGTGGGCGCAATGTCTTTGGTGGCCTTGCCCAGGCTGCGCCGCAGGTCAGCATGGAAGCGGTTGTCGCGGCTCAGCCACAAGTCATACTGGCTGGCCGCGCCGATATCCTGCGCATGTGGGACCGCTGGCCGGCCTTGCCGGCAGTGGCCAAAGCGACGCGCTATGTGGTGGATGAGGATTTGCTGACCATTCCCGGCCCACGGCTGCTGGACGGGGCCGTGGCCATGTGTGCCACGCTGGACACAGCACGGCGTAGTCTGGGTTTGACGCTGGACTAG
- the cobT gene encoding nicotinate-nucleotide--dimethylbenzimidazole phosphoribosyltransferase, giving the protein MTQSIALPAHASYQAALQRQNSLTKPAGSLGVLETVACRFAAWQGQTIPAALTPAITVFAGDHGVTAEGVSAYPSIVTGEMVKNFAAGGAAICVLARAISARLEVVDVGVLGQLPELPIVYAKVAAGTANLALEAAMSTTEVEAALEVGRAAARRAIEQGANLLIAGDMGIGNTTPSAALICRLANLEVDLIVGRGTGIDDAGLANKRRVVAQALQRLQGQPLSGTQVLAELGGLEIAAMAGFYLEGALQGVPSLVDGFIASAAALAARAINPAVAAWLLASHRSEETGHRLALEALGLEPLVELGMRLGEGSGAATCVPLLQLAIKLHAEMATFAQAGVTEKD; this is encoded by the coding sequence ATGACCCAGTCCATCGCCCTGCCCGCCCACGCTTCTTATCAGGCTGCCCTGCAGCGCCAGAACTCGCTGACCAAGCCGGCCGGCAGCCTGGGTGTACTGGAAACGGTGGCCTGCCGCTTTGCCGCCTGGCAAGGCCAGACCATTCCGGCCGCGCTGACGCCGGCCATTACCGTTTTTGCTGGTGACCACGGCGTGACTGCCGAAGGCGTATCGGCCTACCCGTCCATCGTGACCGGCGAAATGGTGAAGAACTTTGCCGCCGGCGGCGCGGCCATCTGCGTGCTGGCCCGCGCCATCTCCGCCCGGCTGGAAGTGGTGGATGTGGGTGTGCTGGGTCAGCTGCCGGAACTGCCCATTGTCTATGCCAAGGTCGCTGCCGGCACGGCCAATCTGGCGCTTGAGGCCGCCATGAGCACGACCGAGGTGGAGGCCGCGCTGGAAGTGGGCCGCGCCGCCGCCCGCCGCGCCATCGAACAGGGTGCCAATCTGCTGATCGCCGGCGATATGGGCATTGGCAATACCACGCCGTCGGCGGCGCTGATCTGCCGCCTGGCCAATCTTGAGGTCGATCTCATCGTCGGCCGCGGCACCGGCATCGACGACGCCGGCCTCGCCAACAAGCGCCGCGTGGTGGCACAGGCACTGCAGCGCCTGCAAGGGCAGCCGTTGAGCGGCACGCAAGTGCTGGCCGAACTGGGCGGGCTGGAAATCGCCGCCATGGCCGGCTTCTATCTGGAAGGTGCCCTACAGGGCGTGCCGTCTCTGGTGGATGGCTTCATCGCCAGCGCAGCCGCACTGGCTGCCCGCGCCATCAACCCTGCCGTGGCCGCCTGGCTGCTGGCCAGCCATCGCTCGGAAGAAACCGGCCACCGCCTGGCACTGGAGGCGCTGGGGCTGGAGCCGCTGGTGGAACTGGGCATGCGGCTGGGTGAAGGCTCCGGCGCGGCGACCTGCGTACCGCTGTTGCAACTGGCCATCAAGCTGCATGCCGAGATGGCCACTTTTGCCCAGGCCGGAGTGACGGAGAAGGATTGA
- a CDS encoding TonB-dependent receptor domain-containing protein, with amino-acid sequence MFKPQQIGLLVSLIGTGMAHADNLPQFQGEEVVVTASRQPQSITKTLSDISVITRDDIEQSAVTSLPQLLARQPGVEVVSSGGAGSQASIYLRGSNANQTVVLLDGVRIVSATTGTTALENIPLDNIERIEILRGSSSSLYGADAIGGVIQIFTRQGSGAPRFNAALGVGDHGLFQSAAGVAGKLDNTAFSLQFSQQQTNGISATNAQSSSYNPDRDPYRNLSYSANLTQTLAAGQELSLRLFQTNGKMDYDGYNSHGEDLQRSRQSGASLESKNSLTDNWTSTLRFSHSVDRQEHWTNGDMAQRADLYQTAQNEWLWQNDIHTGLGNWLAGFDYTQQHVDSSTAFDVSERSNKAVFIGYSGEFGKHLLQASARHDQDEQFGGKTTGQLGYGYRLNEALTARASYGTAFKAPTFNDLYYPLDSYGYAGNPHLQPETSRNAELALQYKANGSSASLTLFHNSIDNMIAITSDYSTMTNISHATIRGATLAAAKAVGNWDWSGSATYQDPLDHSGHQQLQRRARAYGQLAAAYDWGRVTTGLEWQVSAKRRDTTDSGSNVWLGGYTLTNLYANYRFAREWTANLKLSNVFDRHYTTLYGYNTAGLGGYIGVSYQQK; translated from the coding sequence ATGTTCAAGCCGCAACAAATCGGGCTGCTGGTGTCGCTGATCGGCACCGGCATGGCCCATGCCGACAATCTGCCGCAATTCCAGGGCGAGGAAGTGGTGGTAACGGCCAGCCGCCAGCCGCAATCCATCACCAAGACCCTGTCTGACATCAGTGTGATTACCCGCGACGACATCGAGCAATCTGCCGTCACCAGCTTGCCGCAACTGCTGGCACGCCAGCCCGGGGTTGAAGTGGTCAGTTCCGGTGGTGCCGGCAGCCAGGCCAGCATCTACCTGCGTGGCAGCAATGCCAACCAGACCGTGGTGTTGCTGGATGGTGTGCGTATCGTCTCGGCCACCACCGGTACCACGGCGCTGGAAAACATCCCGCTGGACAATATCGAGCGCATCGAAATCCTGCGTGGCAGCAGCTCCAGCCTGTATGGTGCCGATGCCATCGGCGGCGTGATCCAGATTTTCACTCGCCAGGGTAGCGGTGCCCCGCGTTTCAATGCTGCGCTGGGCGTGGGCGACCATGGTCTGTTCCAGTCAGCCGCTGGGGTGGCTGGCAAGCTGGACAATACCGCCTTCAGCCTGCAGTTCAGCCAGCAGCAAACCAATGGCATCTCCGCCACCAATGCGCAGAGCAGCAGCTATAACCCCGACCGTGATCCCTACCGCAACCTGTCCTACTCGGCCAACCTGACCCAGACGCTGGCTGCCGGCCAGGAGCTGTCGCTGCGCCTGTTCCAGACCAACGGCAAAATGGATTACGACGGCTACAACAGCCACGGTGAAGATCTGCAACGCAGTCGCCAGAGCGGTGCCAGCCTGGAATCCAAAAACAGCCTCACCGACAACTGGACCTCCACCCTGCGTTTCAGCCACAGCGTTGACAGACAGGAGCACTGGACCAATGGCGACATGGCCCAGCGTGCCGACCTGTATCAGACCGCCCAGAACGAATGGCTGTGGCAGAACGATATCCACACCGGGCTGGGAAATTGGCTGGCTGGCTTCGACTATACCCAGCAGCATGTGGACAGCAGCACGGCTTTTGATGTCAGCGAACGCAGCAACAAGGCGGTGTTCATCGGCTACAGCGGCGAATTCGGCAAGCATTTGCTGCAAGCCAGTGCCCGTCATGATCAGGATGAGCAGTTTGGCGGCAAAACCACCGGCCAGCTGGGTTACGGCTATCGCCTGAACGAGGCGCTGACTGCACGCGCCAGCTATGGCACCGCCTTCAAGGCCCCCACCTTCAATGACCTGTACTACCCGCTGGATAGCTATGGCTACGCCGGCAACCCCCACCTGCAGCCGGAGACATCGCGCAATGCCGAGCTGGCCTTGCAATACAAGGCTAATGGCAGTTCGGCCTCGCTGACGCTGTTTCACAACAGCATCGACAACATGATTGCCATTACCTCCGACTACAGCACCATGACCAATATCAGCCATGCCACCATCCGTGGTGCCACGTTGGCGGCGGCCAAGGCTGTCGGCAACTGGGACTGGTCTGGCTCTGCCACCTATCAGGACCCGCTGGACCATTCCGGCCACCAGCAATTGCAGCGACGTGCCCGCGCCTACGGGCAGCTGGCGGCCGCCTATGACTGGGGGCGAGTGACTACCGGGCTGGAGTGGCAGGTCAGTGCCAAGCGGCGTGACACGACCGATAGCGGCAGCAATGTCTGGCTGGGCGGCTATACGTTGACCAATCTCTATGCCAATTACCGCTTTGCCCGCGAGTGGACTGCCAATCTCAAGCTCAGCAATGTGTTCGACCGTCATTACACTACGCTCTATGGCTACAACACGGCGGGCCTTGGCGGGTATATCGGCGTAAGCTATCAGCAGAAATAA
- a CDS encoding GNAT family N-acetyltransferase, which translates to MTDLDISFDPNRLDHAMILQFLREQAHWAANMDGARLQRAIRHSLVIGAYHHDRQIGFARVITDYTSFAYLSDVFVLPAHRGQQVGQAMIKAAIAHPDLQQLRRFLLVSRDARGFYRQLGFGPLQQGERYMELRQQAPQPALLRWPFTLRRPQAERPRASA; encoded by the coding sequence ATGACCGATCTGGACATCTCGTTCGACCCCAACCGCCTCGACCACGCCATGATTCTGCAGTTTCTGCGGGAGCAGGCGCACTGGGCAGCCAATATGGATGGCGCACGGCTGCAACGGGCCATTCGCCATTCGCTGGTGATCGGCGCGTATCACCACGACCGGCAAATCGGCTTTGCCCGGGTGATTACCGACTACACCAGCTTTGCCTATCTGTCTGATGTGTTCGTGCTGCCCGCGCACCGTGGCCAGCAGGTGGGCCAGGCCATGATCAAGGCCGCCATCGCCCACCCCGATCTGCAACAACTGCGCCGCTTTCTGCTGGTATCGCGCGATGCGCGCGGTTTTTACCGCCAGCTCGGCTTTGGCCCTCTGCAGCAGGGCGAGCGCTATATGGAGCTGCGCCAGCAGGCGCCACAACCGGCCTTGCTGCGCTGGCCTTTCACTTTGCGCCGGCCGCAAGCGGAGCGCCCGCGCGCCAGCGCCTGA
- the cobS gene encoding adenosylcobinamide-GDP ribazoletransferase has translation MSLPPSSPVPPARWWQSLILAIQFLTRLPTPQLRTFHPEWLAASARWFAPVGLLLGSLLWLAVWLGGQYDPWLGALLGLLCWIGVTGGLHLDGLADLTDAMGAAHRSRKRFFEVLKDPHVGSFGVIALISAIVGKLVLLMLLARQPAQLAGLLLLPAWARLFALFWSATLPALAPGSGERFAWQPQWRVQAISLLALLGLSAWLAPALLLAPLAGLLWRSWLKRKLGGMTGDCLGAGIEVCEILLLGLLLIPLHGMHGL, from the coding sequence ATGAGCCTGCCCCCCTCGTCCCCGGTGCCGCCAGCCCGCTGGTGGCAATCGCTGATTCTGGCCATCCAGTTTCTTACCCGTCTGCCCACACCGCAGTTGCGCACCTTCCACCCGGAATGGCTGGCCGCCAGTGCGCGCTGGTTTGCTCCGGTCGGCCTGTTGCTGGGCAGCCTGCTGTGGCTGGCCGTGTGGCTGGGGGGGCAGTACGACCCCTGGCTGGGCGCGCTGCTGGGCCTGCTGTGCTGGATAGGTGTCACCGGCGGCCTGCATCTGGACGGGCTGGCCGACCTGACCGATGCCATGGGGGCGGCACACCGCTCGCGCAAACGATTTTTCGAGGTATTGAAAGACCCGCATGTCGGCAGCTTTGGCGTGATTGCCCTGATCAGCGCCATCGTCGGCAAACTGGTGTTGCTGATGCTGCTGGCCAGACAGCCCGCCCAGCTGGCCGGGCTGCTGTTGCTGCCGGCCTGGGCGCGGCTGTTCGCCCTGTTCTGGTCGGCCACCCTGCCAGCCCTGGCCCCCGGCAGTGGCGAGCGCTTTGCCTGGCAGCCGCAATGGCGGGTACAGGCCATCAGCCTGCTGGCCTTGCTCGGCCTGTCTGCCTGGCTGGCTCCCGCGCTGCTATTGGCACCGCTGGCCGGCCTGCTATGGCGCAGCTGGCTCAAGCGCAAGCTGGGCGGCATGACCGGCGACTGCCTGGGTGCCGGCATCGAAGTGTGTGAAATCCTGCTGCTGGGCCTGTTGCTGATCCCACTGCACGGCATGCACGGGCTGTGA
- a CDS encoding cell division protein ZapA: MSDIVQVDIELLGRHFTIGSPADERETLLEAVRLLEGKIDMIQQHGKVMDADKIAIMAALNIAHDLLRTKVGEGLEMASFQRKIRNMSEAADTALRESQQALF, encoded by the coding sequence ATGAGCGATATCGTGCAGGTGGACATCGAATTGCTGGGTCGTCACTTCACCATAGGCTCACCCGCCGACGAGCGCGAAACCCTGCTGGAAGCGGTCAGACTGCTGGAAGGCAAGATCGACATGATCCAGCAGCATGGCAAGGTGATGGATGCGGACAAGATCGCCATCATGGCCGCGCTGAACATTGCCCACGATTTGTTACGCACCAAAGTGGGAGAGGGCTTGGAAATGGCCTCATTCCAGCGTAAAATACGCAATATGAGCGAGGCAGCCGACACGGCGCTTCGCGAAAGCCAGCAAGCCCTGTTCTGA
- a CDS encoding histidine phosphatase family protein, whose protein sequence is MNPYTLTLLRHGEIDHDGRLIGRTDLPLNDLGCEQMARSWQRLNQLAPVTSMATSPLQRCREFAVHQALHGSLPLKVDERFAEFDFGDWDGMSRDILSGQQPDWGSRVASGELTPPGGESYALFRTRVLCGFSEWIQTARGSHRVLVCHGGVITALLAELLGTEFAVAKLMTVQRGGFAQLSILEGHPAYLMHLESPGEA, encoded by the coding sequence ATGAACCCCTACACGCTGACCCTGCTGCGCCACGGCGAGATCGACCACGACGGCCGGCTGATCGGCCGTACCGATCTGCCGCTGAATGATCTGGGCTGTGAACAGATGGCCCGCAGCTGGCAGCGGCTGAACCAGCTGGCACCAGTGACCAGCATGGCCACCTCCCCCCTGCAGCGCTGCCGCGAATTTGCCGTACACCAGGCCCTGCATGGTTCGCTGCCATTGAAGGTGGACGAGCGCTTTGCCGAATTCGACTTTGGCGACTGGGACGGCATGTCGCGCGACATCCTGTCCGGCCAGCAACCGGACTGGGGCAGCCGGGTGGCCAGCGGAGAACTGACCCCGCCGGGCGGCGAGAGCTATGCCCTATTCCGCACCCGGGTGCTGTGTGGCTTCAGCGAGTGGATTCAAACCGCGCGCGGCAGCCATCGCGTGCTGGTCTGCCACGGCGGGGTGATTACCGCGCTGCTGGCCGAGCTGCTGGGCACCGAATTCGCCGTGGCCAAGCTGATGACGGTACAGCGTGGCGGCTTTGCCCAGCTGTCGATTCTGGAAGGCCATCCGGCCTATCTGATGCATCTGGAAAGCCCCGGCGAAGCATGA
- the cobU gene encoding bifunctional adenosylcobinamide kinase/adenosylcobinamide-phosphate guanylyltransferase: protein MTHLISGGSRSGKSRYAEQLAVQHGGPVTYIATAEVRDDEFAERVRQHRLQRPQHWHVLEAERGLAELVLGHDQEDGLLLVDCLGMWLMRFFRSDDQFDEMDFVQERQWLLEAIAAVQGQLLLVSNEIGWGVMPMSSVARRYGDLLGRLNQDIAARCQRVTLVACGLPLALKGG from the coding sequence ATGACCCACCTGATCAGCGGCGGCTCCCGCTCCGGTAAAAGCCGCTACGCCGAACAACTGGCCGTGCAGCATGGCGGCCCGGTGACTTACATCGCCACTGCCGAAGTGCGCGATGATGAGTTTGCCGAACGGGTGCGCCAGCACCGTTTGCAGCGGCCGCAGCACTGGCACGTGCTGGAAGCCGAGCGTGGTCTGGCCGAACTGGTGCTGGGACATGATCAGGAAGACGGCCTGTTGCTGGTGGATTGCCTGGGCATGTGGCTGATGCGCTTTTTCCGCAGCGACGACCAGTTCGACGAAATGGACTTCGTGCAGGAAAGGCAATGGCTGCTGGAAGCCATTGCGGCAGTGCAAGGCCAGCTGTTGCTGGTCAGCAATGAAATCGGCTGGGGCGTGATGCCGATGAGCAGCGTGGCACGGCGCTATGGCGATCTGCTTGGCCGGCTCAATCAGGACATCGCCGCCCGCTGCCAGCGCGTGACCCTGGTGGCCTGCGGCCTGCCGCTGGCGCTCAAGGGCGGCTGA